The Amycolatopsis methanolica 239 nucleotide sequence CCGCGCGGCACCGTCACGTCGATCGCCTGCAGCACCAGGTCGACCACCAGGCCTTCGAGCTCGTCGCGGTCGGACACGTAGCGGTAGAGCGACATCGTGCCCATGCCGAGCTCCTTGGCGACCGTGCGCATCGACAGCGCGTCGAGCCCCTCGCGGTCGAGCACGGCCAGTGCCGCGGTGGCGATCTGCGTGGTGGTCAACGAGCGGGGGCGTGGCATGGCGTTTGACAGCGTACAGGATACGCGCATACGTTCGTAGGCGTACGCCACACGCTTACGAAAGGGGTCCCCATGCGTGAGTTCGAACTGGACGCGGTCGGCGGCGAGCGCGTCCGCGTTCCCGACCCGGAACGCCTGGTCCACCTGCAGTTCCGGCGCTTCGCCGGCTGCCCGATCTGCAACCTGCACCTCCGCTCGGTCGTGCAGCGGCACGACGACATCGAAGCCGCCGGCATCCGCGAGGTGGTCTTCTTCCACTCGCCCGCCGACGAGCTGCGCGGCTACGACCTGCCGTTCGCCGTCGTCGCCGACCCGGACAAGCGGTACTACCGCGAGTTCGGCGTCGAGTCCGGCCGCCGCGCGCTGCTGCACCCGCGGACGTGGGGCGCGATCCTGCGGGGCTCGGCCCTGACGCTGCTCGGCAAGTACCGCCCGCCCGCGGTCCGGCAGGAGGGCGGGCGCCTCGGGCTGCCCGCGGATTTCCTGATCGACCCCGCCGGCCGCGTGGTGGCGCGGAAGTACGGCGAGCACGCCTACGACCAGTGGTCGGTCGACAAGCTGCTGGCCCTCGCGCGGACGGCGGTGGTCCGGTGAAGCACGGACTGTTCACGGATTCCCTTCGGCAGCGGCTCTGATGCCCGAGGGAGCGTGCTCGGCCGGCGCGGTGCGGCGGCGGGCGCCGAAGTCTTCACAGGGGCTCGCTGCTCGGCTTGAATCGGACGATGAGCACAGGTGGCTTGTCGAAAGCCCGGCTGGGGCGGCTCCACGACGTGATGGCCGGTTACGTCGAACGCGGCGAGGTCCCCGGGGTGATCACGCTCGTCGAGCGCCACGGCGAAGTGCACGTGGACGTGCTCGGCTCGGTCGCGTTCGGCGGGCCCGCGTTGAGCCGGGACAGCCTGTTCCGCATCAGCTCGATGACCAAACCCATCGCCGCGGCGGCCGCGATGGCGCTCGTCGAGCAGTGCCGGCTCCGGCTCGGCGAGCCACTGGACGAACTGCTGCCGGAGCTGGCGACCAGGCGGGTGCTCGCCAGGATCGACGGGCCGCTCGACGAGACGGTGCCCGCCGAGCGGGCCATCACGCTGCGGGACCTGCTCACGTTCCGGATGGGGTTCGGCCAGCTGTACCTGCCGGAAGAGCCGCCGATCGTGCGGGCGGCGAACGAGGCCGGCATCGGGATGGGCCCGCCGAGGCCGTCGGAGATGCCGGAGCCGGATGAGTGGATGCGGCGTCTCGGCTCGTTGCCGCTGATGTGCCCGCCCGGCGGCCGCTGGCTCTACAACACGGGTTCGGACGTGCTGGGCGTGCTGCTCGCGCGGGTGGGCGGTTCGCTGGAGGAGGTGCTGCGCGAGACCGTGCTGGACCCGCTGGGGATGGACGACACGCGGTTCACCGCGGACGCCGGCCGCCTGGTCACCGCGTACGGGGGCGACCTGACGGTCTACGACCCGCCGGACGGCGAGTGGTCCCGCCCGCCCCGGTTCCCGTCCGCCGCGGGCGGTCTCGTGTCCACAGTGGACGATCTGCTGCGCTTCGGCCGGATGATGCTCCACTTCGGACGTTGCGGCAGCGGGCGGGTGCTGGCGCGGCCCACGGTCGA carries:
- a CDS encoding peroxiredoxin-like family protein, with product MREFELDAVGGERVRVPDPERLVHLQFRRFAGCPICNLHLRSVVQRHDDIEAAGIREVVFFHSPADELRGYDLPFAVVADPDKRYYREFGVESGRRALLHPRTWGAILRGSALTLLGKYRPPAVRQEGGRLGLPADFLIDPAGRVVARKYGEHAYDQWSVDKLLALARTAVVR
- a CDS encoding serine hydrolase domain-containing protein; translation: MSTGGLSKARLGRLHDVMAGYVERGEVPGVITLVERHGEVHVDVLGSVAFGGPALSRDSLFRISSMTKPIAAAAAMALVEQCRLRLGEPLDELLPELATRRVLARIDGPLDETVPAERAITLRDLLTFRMGFGQLYLPEEPPIVRAANEAGIGMGPPRPSEMPEPDEWMRRLGSLPLMCPPGGRWLYNTGSDVLGVLLARVGGSLEEVLRETVLDPLGMDDTRFTADAGRLVTAYGGDLTVYDPPDGEWSRPPRFPSAAGGLVSTVDDLLRFGRMMLHFGRCGSGRVLARPTVEAMVTDQLTSGDKAVSGFYPGYFDTRGWGFGLSMTTARDDIASVPGRFGWDGGLGTSWFSDPKEDLVGILLTQKAGFPQYNNLYLDFWTSVYQSIAD